The Candidatus Reconcilbacillus cellulovorans genome segment TCCGTTTTCGACGAATTCGTCATGCCGACGGTCATCGTCGACGAACACGACCGTCCGGTCGGACTGGTCGAATCGAACGACGCGGTCGTTTTCTTCAATTTCCGGCCGGACCGCGCGATCCAGCTGTCGCAGGCGTTCACGAACCGAGATTTTCGGGGGTTCGACCGCGGCGACCGTCACCCGGAAAACGTCTACTTCGTCTGTATGACGCTGTTCAGCGAGACGGTCGGCGGATACGTCGCCTATCGTCCGAAAAATCTCGACAACACGCTCGGCGAGGTCGTCGCGCAGCACGGCCTGAAGCAGCTGCGCATCGCCGAGACGGAAAAATATCCGCACGTCACCTACTTTTTTAGCGGCGGGCGCGACGTCGAGCTGCCCGGCGAAACGCGCATCCTCATCCATTCGCCGAAAGTGGCGACGTACGATCTGAAACCGGAGATGAGCGCGTATGAGGTGGCGGACGCCTGCGTGCAAGAAATCGCCGCCGACCGCCACGATTTCATCGTGCTCAATTTCGCCAATCCGGATATGGTCGGCCATTCCGGCAAGCTGGAGCCGACGATCCGCGCGGTCGAGGCGACGGACGAGTGTCTCGGCCGGGTCGTCGAGGCGGTGCTGGCCAAAGGGGGACTGGCCGTCATCACCGCCGACCACGGCAACGCCGACATCGTGACGACCGACGACGGCCAGCCGCATACGGCGCACACGACGAATCCCGTTCCGTTCATCGTGACGCGGCCGGGGCTGCGCTTAAGGGACGGCGGCATTCTCGCCGACATCGCGCCGACCGTACTTGAACTGCTCGGACTGCCGAAGCCCGACGACATGACTGGGCAATCGCTGATCGAAAGATGACGAGCTCGGAACTTTGGATGCGGAATACGGAGGAGGAGGTTGTCCGGATGACCGTCATTGCCGACGTATACGCCCGCGAGGTGCTCGATTCGCGCGGCAACCCGACCGTCGAGGTCGAAGTGACGCTGGAGACCGGCCACGTCGGCCGGGCGATCGTGCCGTCGGGCGCGTCGACGGGCGCGCACGAGGCGATCGAACTGCGCGACGGCGACAAGTCCCGCTATCTCGGCAAAGGCGTGCTGAAGGCGGTCGCCAACGTCAACGACGTCATCGCGCCGGAGCTGATCGGCCTCGACGCGCTGGAGCAGGTCGCCGTCGACCGCAAACTGCTCGAACTCGACGGAACGCCGAACAAGAGCCGGCTCGGCGCCAACGCCGTGCTTGCGGTGTCGCTCGCCG includes the following:
- a CDS encoding phosphoglycerate mutase (2,3-diphosphoglycerate-independent); its protein translation is MTSNRPKPVALIILDGFALRAETHGNAIAQARKPNFDRYWSTYPHTTLTAFGEAVGLPEGQMGNSEVGHLNIGAGRIVYQDLTRIHKSIREGDFFRNETLLGAVRHARDNGTKLHLFGLVSDGGVHSHIDHLFALLELCARERFDRVFIHAFLDGRDVAPDSAKDYIEQLQEHIRKTGVGRIATVQGRYYAMDRDKRWERTEKAYRAIVYGEGPKYRDPVEAVVDSYRKSVFDEFVMPTVIVDEHDRPVGLVESNDAVVFFNFRPDRAIQLSQAFTNRDFRGFDRGDRHPENVYFVCMTLFSETVGGYVAYRPKNLDNTLGEVVAQHGLKQLRIAETEKYPHVTYFFSGGRDVELPGETRILIHSPKVATYDLKPEMSAYEVADACVQEIAADRHDFIVLNFANPDMVGHSGKLEPTIRAVEATDECLGRVVEAVLAKGGLAVITADHGNADIVTTDDGQPHTAHTTNPVPFIVTRPGLRLRDGGILADIAPTVLELLGLPKPDDMTGQSLIER